A DNA window from Arachis duranensis cultivar V14167 chromosome 3, aradu.V14167.gnm2.J7QH, whole genome shotgun sequence contains the following coding sequences:
- the LOC110278768 gene encoding serine/threonine-protein phosphatase 7 long form homolog produces the protein MRRQQGMRLDERYVPYLQMAGLYHLARLNDRWFRLDEPLVSAFVERWHPETHTFHMPFGECTITLQDVAYQLGLPVDGRYVSGCLTDFHVYIEGGRPAWQWFHELLVVLPPANQIQKFAVNCTWFQETFGECPEGADEETVRRFARAYIMMLLGTQLFADKSGNRIHIRWLPFVARLEEMGAIVGGRGWSGYNPGISEKGPWVQMARLRIDLLQARDFIWMPYSTPDILQVVHPEVLEPRHTMLWQCVTSLIYFAVVEWHQVDRVLPQFGGVQPPPHPALNINFLMSKDERGGDCWFPSHLQHWHLHWETRADHVLRFDVVADPRPSHEFLAWWHQHGKRFLSPEMYLGDPRGIPIPAEATQRGAGRVPDMDRVDDVPDRRRVERRARVGTCRSDKRNLACRFRIH, from the exons ATGCGACGGCAGCAGGGGATGCGACTAGATGAGAGGTACGTtccgtacttgcagatggccGGATTATACCATCTTGCGAGACTGAACGACAGATGGTTTAGATTGGACGAGCCCCTTGTGAGTGCCTTCGTGGAGCGGTGGCATCCGGAGACGCACACGTTCCACATGCCGTTCGGAGAGTGCACCATCACGCTTCAGGACGTCGCTTATCAGTTGGGGTTGCCAGTAGATGGACGTTACGTCAGTGGTTGCCTGACAGACTTCCACGTATACATAGAGGGTGGCAGGCCAGCGTGGCAGTGGTTCCATGAGTTGCTCGTTGTGTTACCTCCCGCGAACCAGATACAGAAGTTCGCTGTGAACTGCACCTGGTTCCAGGAGACCTTTGGAGAGTGCCCCGAGGGGGCAGATGAGGAGACGGTCAGGCGCTTTGCCCGTGCCTATATCATGATGTTGTTGGGCACCCAACTGTTTGCCGACAAGTCTGGCAATCGTATTCACATCAGATGGTTACCATTTGTGGCTCGGCTTGAGGAGATGGGGGCTATAGTTGGGGGTCGGGG GTGGTCAGGATACAATCCTGGGATTAGCGAGAAGGGACCTTGGGTCCAGATGGCTCGACTGAGGATCGACTTGTTACAGGCTCGGGAT TTCATATGGATGCCCTACAGCACACCCGACATCCTCCAGGTTGTCCATCCGGAGGTCTTGGAGCCTCGGCATACGATGTTATGGCAGTGTGTGACGTCCCTGATATATTTTGCGGTTGTTGAGTGGCATCAGGTTGATAGAGTGTTACCGCAGTTCGGGGGCGTACAGCCTCCCCCACATCCCGCCCTGAACATCAACTTCTTGATGTCGAAGGATGAGAGAGGTGGTGACTGTTGGTTCCCGTCCCATTTACAGCATTGGCATCTTCACTGGGAGACACGTGCAGATCACGTTTTACGGTTCGATGTTGTTGCTGACCCGAGACCCTCACATGAGTTCTTGGCCTGGTGGCATCAGCATGGAAAGAGGTTCTTGTCACCTGAGATGTACTTGGGGGATCCGAGAGGTATTCCTATTCCGGCTGAGGCGACGCAGAGGGGTGCCGGCCGAGTTCCAGATATGGACCGAGTTGATGACGTTCCTGACAGGCGTCGGGTTGAGAGGAGAGCTCGAGTTGGGACATGTCGTAGTGATAAACGAAATTTAGCATGTCGATTTAGAATTCACTAA